CAGCCGACGCCGGCGCAAACGACACAAAAAAAACGTCGTCATCGCGCATTCTGAGCCCGACCAGAGAGTCACTAAAAGACCAGAAGCGCACCACTGCCCTACATCAACTATAAAACTCAGGGATACTCATATGACTTCGCTGCGAAAGCTCCTCAGCGTGCTGCTCCTGCCACTGTGCGCAAGTGCGGTGCAGGCCAAGGAATGGACCGAGATCCGTTTCGGCGTCTACCCCGAATACCCCCCTTTTGAATCGGTTGCTGCCGATGGCAGCCTGCAAGGCTTCGACATCGAGCTGGGCAACGCCATCTGCGCCAAGCTGCAGGTCAAATGCACCTGGGTGCACAACGAATTCGACGGCATGATCCCGGCCCTGCGGGCACGCAAGTTCGACGCGATCATGTCGTCGATGGCGGTGACCCCGGCGCGGCAGAAACAGATCGATTTCAGCGCCAAACTGTTCCTCAGCCCGACCTCGGTTATCGTGCGCAAGAGCGCCGACTTCGGCGATACCCCGGAATCGCTCAAAGGCAAGCAGGTCGGCGTGCTGCAAGGCTCGCTGCAGGAAGCCTACGCCCGCGCCAAACTGGCGCCGCTGGGGGCCCAGGTCAAGGCTTATCAGGCTCAGGACCAGAACTACGCCGACCTGCTCAACGGCCGTCTCGACGCCACCTTGACCGACAAGCTCGAAGCCCAGCTCAACTTCCTTTCCAAACCCGAAGGCGCCGACTTCAAGAGCGGCCCGGCGATCAAGGACCCGACCCTGCCCCTGGATATCGCCATGGGCCTGCGCA
This portion of the Pseudomonas sp. SORT22 genome encodes:
- a CDS encoding ABC transporter substrate-binding protein: MTSLRKLLSVLLLPLCASAVQAKEWTEIRFGVYPEYPPFESVAADGSLQGFDIELGNAICAKLQVKCTWVHNEFDGMIPALRARKFDAIMSSMAVTPARQKQIDFSAKLFLSPTSVIVRKSADFGDTPESLKGKQVGVLQGSLQEAYARAKLAPLGAQVKAYQAQDQNYADLLNGRLDATLTDKLEAQLNFLSKPEGADFKSGPAIKDPTLPLDIAMGLRKNDSELKALLDKGIAAVHADGTFAEIQKKYVGDLDIYNE